The following nucleotide sequence is from Borrelia sp. A-FGy1.
AAACTTTTTTCTCATTAATAAGTTCATTATAGCTATCAACTTTTAAAGACTTTTCCGCCTTGTCAGTAGTAACTAAAATACTCTTCTTTAAAACAGAAATATCTTTTATCACAACTTCTAATCTTTTCTCAATTTTTACAAGATATTTAGTAAATTTAGATAGTAAATCTTTTATCTCAGGATCATATCCAACAGCAACAGAAGTTTCAGCATTACCCTCAGATCCAATAGAATAAGCTCTAATCTCTTCTCTAGCTTGGATAATGGAACCCACTATCTTAGATTTTTTTCCAATGCATAAAACTTTATTTTTACAAGATATGAAAGAATTAACAATTCCTCTTATAACCTCAATATCACCTTCACATCTTATATTAACATTTTCTAAAAATTTAGCCTTTATACCTCTCTTCGAATAAATCTCTGAACCGCCTTTCCCATTAGCACCACTACTTAAAACAAGAGGTCCATCAGTTCTTAAATTACATCTACCAACAAGCCCGCTCACTTCTATTCCACCCTTAGCCATAATGTTATATCCATCTAAAACACTTCCCTTAACAAGAACCATACCATTATTTATTATATTTCCAGTACCAGGTCCAACATCACCCTCAACAACATAAACATCATGAACAGAAATCAACCCACCCATAACAGACATATATCCACCACATTTCGCAATAATTTTATTTCCTTCTAGCCTAGTATTCTCCCCCAAAGTAAATTCTAACTCACTGCCATCTTCGGCTTCTAATATTTTTCCAAAAACATTATATCCATTAATACCCTTCGAAAAAGGAATAATCTCTGCCAATTCATCTCCTTCATTAACATTCTTAAAGCCAACAATCAAATTGTCTGATTCAACAGAATGTTTATTATTAATAATAAATTCAATATAAGAATCTTTTCCCCTAATAGGATTTACTCCTTTTGCCATCTCAACCGGTTCACCGTAAATAGGAAAATCTACAAACTCTTCTATCCTATCTTTAAGGAATGCTCTCTCTGATATCCCATACTTTTTAAGAATATTAAAAATATCTTTGTCTAATATCTCATACCCATTATCCCCAGGTCTAGTAAAATCAATAGTCACTGACATTGAATCCTCTGATATTTGAACCATCATAGATACACTATCAGAAGGATCAGCCTCAAAATCACCTATTCTTTCATACTTACCATTAGCATTCTCAACTAAAGATTTAATAAAATCTTTATTTAAATCTTGAATATTACTCTCCAAATGTAAACTATTAATTACATCTTCAAAATTAACGGCATTACCTTGTCCTTTAGGGGCAACAACTTTCAAAAATATACCCTTAGAAGCTTTTCTGATAAAAAAAGCACCATCTACTGATAAAACTTCCTCTTCCCTTTCCCCTGAACCTAAAACATCAGAAACACTAAGCTTTGTATAAGAATTTTTATAAGCAATGATTCTCCATTTTCTCTTGCCATATCCAAATATTCCACTAGCTCCCCTTGTCAAAATTTCATAATCTAAATCTTTATAAGGAATTGAAAGCTCTAAGGAAGCATCATTTAAAGCCTCCTCAAGAGTGTCTGCTTCTATCTCTATTAGATTAATATTATTCTCTCTTTCTAAATAATCTTTCATTTTATTACGAAAATCATAAAAATTGACACTATTAGACATATTTACTCCT
It contains:
- a CDS encoding FapA family protein, producing MSNSVNFYDFRNKMKDYLERENNINLIEIEADTLEEALNDASLELSIPYKDLDYEILTRGASGIFGYGKRKWRIIAYKNSYTKLSVSDVLGSGEREEEVLSVDGAFFIRKASKGIFLKVVAPKGQGNAVNFEDVINSLHLESNIQDLNKDFIKSLVENANGKYERIGDFEADPSDSVSMMVQISEDSMSVTIDFTRPGDNGYEILDKDIFNILKKYGISERAFLKDRIEEFVDFPIYGEPVEMAKGVNPIRGKDSYIEFIINNKHSVESDNLIVGFKNVNEGDELAEIIPFSKGINGYNVFGKILEAEDGSELEFTLGENTRLEGNKIIAKCGGYMSVMGGLISVHDVYVVEGDVGPGTGNIINNGMVLVKGSVLDGYNIMAKGGIEVSGLVGRCNLRTDGPLVLSSGANGKGGSEIYSKRGIKAKFLENVNIRCEGDIEVIRGIVNSFISCKNKVLCIGKKSKIVGSIIQAREEIRAYSIGSEGNAETSVAVGYDPEIKDLLSKFTKYLVKIEKRLEVVIKDISVLKKSILVTTDKAEKSLKVDSYNELINEKKVLILEIKMVKSKQESLQEELEESKVNGKIFVEHIAYAGVKIYIKDAHYELSRDYDNVTFEEDDNLIKMGAYVPFKPS